In Coccidioides posadasii str. Silveira chromosome 4, complete sequence, one genomic interval encodes:
- a CDS encoding uncharacterized protein (EggNog:ENOG410PG91~COG:C~TransMembrane:1 (i400-422o)~BUSCO:9620at33183) encodes MIMSHTSQMAPATATSPSPPPPPPPPSSSSPPRPRPVSDTDQHAAVRAAAATSATTTTAEGAQPGMRKRGGAGAKEVDKRSLDYLLRSGLAGGLAGCAAKTVVGPLDRVKILFQTSNPQFAKYSTSWFGVVSAMKSINQHEGVRGLFKGHSATLLRIFPYAAIKFLAYEQIRAVIIPTKQNETPFRRLISGSLAGISSVFCTYPLELIRVRLAFETKHNSRSSLRKICSQIYHENGGAATSASSSSVTTAAAVEGSRSGPAAVASAVKRAAPLGGLSNFYRGFSPTLVGMFPYAGMSFLTHDTIGDWLRSPSLAPYTTIPDSERFTRSGQEQPRSHRAQLKASAELFSGALSGLVSQTSSYPLEVIRRRMQVAGAVGDGHRMSILETAGVVWMEKGFRGFFVGLTIGYMKVIPMVATSFFVYERGKWWLGI; translated from the exons ATGATCATGTCGCACACGAGCCAGATGGCACCTGCGACAGcaacatcaccatcaccaccaccaccaccgccgccaccatcatcatcatcaccgcCGCGGCCGCGGCCGGTGTCAGATACCGACCAGCATGCTGCTGTGCgcgctgctgctgctacCAGTGCTACCACTACCACTGCTGAGGGAGCGCAGCCAGGAATGAGAAAACGCGGCGGAGCGGGTGCGAAAGAGGTGGATAAGCGGAGCTTGGATTATTTGCTTCGTAGCGGGTTGGCTGGGGGTTTGGCCGGATGTGCG GCCAAAACGGTGGTCGGCCCTCTCGACAGAGTCAAGATCCTGTTCCAGACTTCGAATCCACAGTTTGCCAAATATTCCACAAGCTGGTTCGGTGTTGTGTCGGCTATGAAATCAATCAATCAGCATGAAGGCGTCCGCGGATTGTTCAAAGGGCACTCCGCCACACTTCTGCGGATATTCCCCTACGCCGCTATCAAATTCTTAGCCTACGAACAGATCCGTGCCGTCATAATTCCCACCAAACAAAATGAAACTCCCTTCCGCCGGCTGATAAGCGGCAGCCTGGCAGGCATTTCGTCAGTTTTTTGCACATATCCATTAGAGCTTATTCGAGTACGGCTGGCGTTTGAAACGAAGCATAATTCTAGATCGTCCTTGAGGAAAATTTGTTCGCAGATTTACCATGAAAACGGCGGAGCCGCGACTTCCGCGTCCTCTTCTTCAGTTACCACGGCCGCCGCGGTGGAGGGATCCAGATCCGGCCCTGCAGCCGTCGCTTCGGCCGTCAAGCGCGCTGCGCCGCTGGGGGGCCTGTCGAACTTCTACCGCGGCTTCTCGCCAACCCTCGTCGGCATGTTCCCTTACGCGGGCATGTCCTTCCTCACCCACGACACGATCGGCGACTGGCTCCGCTCCCCGAGCCTAGCGCCCTACACCACCATCCCGGATTCAGAACGGTTCACCCGCTCCGGCCAGGAACAGCCTCGCTCCCACCGCGCCCAGCTCAAGGCCTCCGCCGAACTGTTCTCCGGAGCTCTGTCCGGCCTGGTCTCCCAGACTTCGTCGTACCCGCTGGAAGTCATCCGGCGGAGAATGCAGGTCGCGGGGGCCGTGGGAGACGGACACCGGATGAGTATCTTGGAGACCGCTGGAGTGGTGTGGATGGAGAAAGGGTTTAGGGGGTTCTTCGTGGGGTTGACTATTGGGTATATGAAGGTTATACCGATGGTGGCGACCAGCTTTTTCGTGTATGAGAGGGGGAAGTGGTGGTTGGGTATTTGA
- the PEX12 gene encoding ubiquitin-protein ligase peroxin 12 (EggNog:ENOG410PK77~COG:O~TransMembrane:2 (i188-209o266-288i)~BUSCO:7957at33183), whose amino-acid sequence MEYMSALQNDFDDFKPSLFEILSEQQLSALLPPSLRYLLAVATHRHPRHLLRILNSFDEVYALLSLVVERYYLKTFGGSFTENFYSLKRERVLEIKNGEVPRAQLGAAGPVRDTLKLRSSDVWRNLAVLVGLPYLKRKLDEGYDIHAAPQAALAMGGGPRYNPADDLPHNPTIRQRLMFYYKWFLRNVYPSINAAYYFSILAFNLAYLFDNTKYSSPFLWLIGTRIRRLSSADHKAIASITEPKPLSGASARPGASRLGMLSPRNLYPRVLGSLKFLLPASIFALKFLEWWHASDFSRQLARKATEALDLPAPVISGMPPPPPPPSIKPTLPSALKQSGQTKLTTLPTSSTSTSTSTSTSPPTTSKHRQAPISSTSYLPIFTVPIPRPDSSTSSSQDTHNTCPICLHPLVNPTACQTGYVFCYSCIFRWLNGEHDRQLDFMNGTGGEWDDDPDADGENGTEGAGVKEYGEKGAAGKSRAGKWESGKGRCPITGRRVLGGTEGLRRVLV is encoded by the exons ATGGAGTATATGTCCGCTCTGCAGAATGATTTCGACGACTTCAAACCGTCCTTGTTTG AAATTCTCTCTGAGCAGCAGCTATCTGCTCTCCTTCCGCCTTCTCTCCGCTACCTTCTCGCTGTAGCTACACACCGCCATCCTCGCCACCTTCTCCGCATCCTCAACTCGTTCGACGAAGTCTACGCGCTGCTCTCTCTGGTCGTGGAGAGATATTACCTCAAGACCTTCGGCGGCTCGTTCACGGAGAACTTCTACTCCTTGAAGCGCGAGCGTGTTCTCGAAATTAAGAATGGCGAGGTTCCAAGAGCGCAATTGGGTGCCGCTGGGCCCGTGCGGGATACGTTGAAGCTCCGTAGTTCGGATGTATGGAGGAATCTAGCCGTGCTGGTCGGACTGCCGTATCTAAAACGGAAATTGGACGAAGGATACGACATCCACGCTGCTCCGCAGGCGGCGCTGGCGATGGGAGGAGGTCCGAGATACAATCCGGCCGACGACCTGCCGCACAATCCGACCATCCGCCAAAGGTTAATGTTCTACTACAAATGGTTCCTGAGGAACGTCTATCCTTCGATCAACGCGGCGTACTATTTTTCGATTCTGGCGTTCAACCTCGCCTATCTCTTTGATAACACGAAGTATTCATCTCCATTCCTCTGGCTGATCGGAACGCGAATCAGGCGGTTGAGCTCGGCGGATCATAAAGCTATCGCATCGATAACCGAACCGAAACCTCTCAGCGGTGCCAGTGCACGACCTGGGGCAAGCCGCCTCGGCATGCTCAGCCCACGCAACCTGTATCCACGCGTGCTGGGCTCGCTAAAATTCCTCCTCCCGGCGTCAATATTTGCTCTTAAATTCCTCGAATGGTGGCACGCAAGCGATTTCTCCCGCCAGCTAGCCCGAAAGGCGACCGAGGCGCTCGATCTCCCCGCTCCAGTGATCTCAGGGatgccaccaccaccaccacctccctCGATCAAACCCACTCTCCCATCGGCATTGAAGCAATCCGGCCAAACCAAGCTCACCACGCTCCCCACCTCTTCCACCTCCACATCCACATCCACATCCACATCACCGCCCACCACGTCAAAACACCGACAGGCCCCGATCTCCTCCACCTCATACCTCCCCATCTTCACCGTCCCGATCCCCAGACCGGACTCCTCCACTTCTTCCTCCCAAGACACCCACAACACGTGCCCGATCTGTCTTCACCCGCTGGTCAACCCCACCGCGTGCCAGACCGGCTACGTCTTCTGCTACAGCTGCATATTCCGCTGGCTGAACGGCGAGCATGACCGACAGCTCGACTTCATGAACGGTACCGGCGGTGAGTGGGACGATGACCCGGATGCGGACGGGGAGAATGGGACTGAGGGTGCTGGGGTCAAGGAGTACGGCGAGAAGGGTGCTGCGGGGAAGAGTAGGGCTGGTAAGTGGGAGAGTGGGAAGGGACGGTGTCCGATCACCGGGAGACGGGTGCTGGGTGGAACGGAGGGGCTTCGTAGGGTGCTTGTGTAG
- the ATP25 gene encoding ATPase synthesis protein 25 mitochondrial (EggNog:ENOG410PPFC~COG:A~BUSCO:4186at33183), with translation MHRLMLRGIQCYGCRSHVIQSFLAIADISFPAPLYHKPCPRSPLHHQSSFSSLHGQPFRGQSIARSASSGEPSVDNGSEQSPDAASQSNEHVPWYLKEETAELASHPLGQQQLIPPLPDNPPPMLEDLLQHISVDIGLDDLSLLDLRNRNPPPALGANLIMIIGTARSVKHLNVAADRLCRWLRSTYKLQPTADGLLGRNELKIKLRRKARRAKLSSNVSSSFEEKDDGITTGWICVNVGSVENGKPAAGAQKRDFAGFGNVADSARIVVQMLTEEKRAELDLEGLWNGNFPPRSPSELRAFEQQFEQFAEKAAAEATSGRGMYRDSRSHATGSGIDPGQRRGLHTSRRVQSISIEAVLSPGMVPRQEAALNHEDHLVSPRNAPAKASKPLNVPPEITSLLQHLAQLPRDDALRELGSGPRDMGSTLFLRLFQQALDNAEDPDGNILAKLELIRIAVTLQHPQYTKADLFDAFKELAASGYDISESQALQTVKTLLSFGDNDADVSNVAKRVLRSDIDLALKVLNHMSLRGMDILSREVFSMLYTASGFQVPVRPTNDNLSPSSVETEKSTPVSAEELNEVRLVQDRLRKIMDAFDVKFGPEQFLSLLRFHFHHGNYDQFWAIWRKMSLLQLPRSKEFYVLLFRLHAERGNQKRAAECLSSWVPMMAREQPPVHLDADIARVVMACLLVANPDVKQRADAGDPGEYPNLWNRCWNALVASQTVQE, from the coding sequence ATGCACCGCCTCATGCTCCGAGGCATCCAGTGCTACGGCTGTCGCAGCCATGTCATCCAGTCTTTTCTGGCCATCGCTGATATCAGTTTTCCCGCGCCTCTATACCACAAACCATGCCCTCGATCTCCGTTACACCACCAGAGCAGCTTTTCATCATTACACGGTCAGCCCTTTCGGGGCCAGTCCATAGCCCGCAGCGCATCTTCTGGCGAGCCGTCCGTCGACAACGGTAGCGAGCAATCTCCAGACGCTGCCAGTCAATCCAACGAACATGTGCCGTGGTATCTCAAGGAAGAGACTGCGGAGCTCGCTTCTCACCCGCTTGGGCAACAGCAGTTGATCCCACCGCTACCAGACAACCCTCCCCCAATGCTGGAAGATCTTCTGCAGCACATCTCGGTTGACATTGGTCTCGAtgatctctctctcctcGATCTGCGAAATCGCaatcctcctcctgctcttGGCGCAAACCTGATCATGATCATCGGGACCGCTCGCAGTGTAAAGCATCTCAATGTCGCTGCGGATCGACTGTGTCGTTGGTTAAGGAGTACTTACAAATTGCAACCGACCGCAGACGGCCTTTTGGGTCGAAACGAATTGAAGATCAAACTGCGAAGAAAGGCCCGCCGGGCGAAGCTATCTAGCAACGTGTCATCTTCTTTTGAGGAAAAAGACGATGGGATCACAACTGGGTGGATATGTGTGAACGTTGGTTCTGTTGAGAACGGGAAACCGGCCGCGGGAGCACAAAAGCGCGATTTTGCCGGGTTCGGAAACGTCGCGGATAGTGCTCGAATCGTGGTACAGATGCTCActgaagaaaagagagccGAGCTCGACTTAGAAGGCCTGTGGAATGGCAACTTTCCACCGCGATCTCCAAGCGAACTGCGGGCTTTCGAGCAACAATTCGAACAATTCGCTGAAAAGGCGGCTGCAGAGGCAACAAGTGGAAGAGGCATGTATCGCGACTCGAGATCACATGCAACGGGTTCTGGCATAGACCCCGGACAAAGAAGAGGTTTGCATACCAGCCGTCGCGTCCAAAGCATCAGTATCGAGGCCGTTCTTTCACCCGGGATGGTACCTCGGCAAGAAGCGGCGTTGAACCATGAAGATCATTTGGTCTCTCCTCGCAATGCGCCAGCAAAGGCTTCAAAACCTCTCAATGTGCCTCCTGAGATCACATCATTGCTTCAGCATTTGGCTCAGCTTCCCAGGGATGATGCACTCCGGGAATTGGGATCAGGTCCCCGAGATATGGGCTCCACATTATTTTTGCGTCTGTTCCAGCAGGCCTTGGACAACGCAGAGGATCCGGACGGTAATATTCTTGCGAAATTGGAGCTGATCCGTATCGCCGTCACTCTACAGCATCCTCAGTATACAAAAGCGGATTTATTCGATGCTTTCAAGGAGCTGGCTGCTTCAGGATATGACATCTCTGAGTCTCAAGCACTGCAGACGGTCAAAACACTGCTCTCTTTTGGCGACAACGATGCCGATGTCTCTAATGTCGCGAAACGCGTCCTGCGATCTGATATAGATCTGGCACTCAAGGTTCTCAACCATATGAGCTTGCGTGGTATGGACATTCTTAGTCGCGAGGTCTTCTCCATGCTCTACACCGCGTCCGGATTCCAAGTTCCGGTCCGCCCAACCAACGATAACCTAAGTCCCAGTTCCGTTGAAACAGAAAAGTCCACTCCGGTGTCGGCGGAAGAGCTTAACGAAGTGCGCCTTGTTCAGGATCGTCTTCGCAAAATCATGGATGCCTTCGATGTTAAGTTTGGACCTGAGCAGTTTCTGAGCCTCCTCCGATTTCACTTCCACCATGGAAATTATGACCAATTCTGGGCTATCTGGCGGAAGATGTCACTTTTGCAACTTCCCCGATCAAAGGAGTTTTATGTGCTACTCTTCCGCCTCCATGCCGAGAGAGGGAACCAAAAGAGAGCGGCCGAGTGCCTGTCGTCATGGGTTCCTATGATGGCACGGGAGCAGCCACCTGTCCACCTTGACGCCGACATTGCAAGAGTGGTGATGGCATGTTTACTGGTGGCCAATCCGGATGTCAAGCAGAGGGCGGACGCAGGCGACCCCGGCGAGTATCCCAACCTGTGGAACAGATGCTGGAATGCCCTGGTGGCGAGTCAAACGGTCCAGGAATAA
- the NMD3 gene encoding 60S ribosomal export protein NMD3 (BUSCO:211768at4751~EggNog:ENOG410PFAM~COG:J~BUSCO:5567at33183) has protein sequence MSMDLDAPVSFEPVSFQPQQQAATILCCNCGAPIDGTTAAGALCEDCIKLTIDISEGIQREATLHMCKDCERWLQPPSQWISAALESRELLALCLRKLRGLSKVRIIDASFLWTEPHSKRIKVKITIQQEVFQGTILQQTFEVEYVVASQQCPECAKSYTANTWRASVQVRQKVPHKRTFLHLEQLILKHGAHKDTINIKEVKDGLDFFFSQRNHAERLVDFLSSVAPVRVKKSQQLISMDVHTSTKSYKISFSVELIPICKDDLVALPIKLAKSLGNISPLTLCYRVGTSVNLLDPNTLQIADIPSPIYWRSPFKNLADVQELVEFIVMDIEPIGHSSGRFYLAEATVARASDLGVNDTTYFTRTHLGGVLHPGDSVMGYHLTGTNFNDENFEALEQSGTYSSTIPDVVLVKKYYARKKKHKSRNWRLKRLDREVEDHPSASSRQQGQDRLEEDFEMFLRDIEEDTELRSTLALYKAQQKPRAHADQMDGVEMNVDDDSDDDDVPKINMDELLDEFEELNMEDGQ, from the exons ATGTCGATGGACCTGGACGCTCCGGTCTCGTTTGAGCCGGTTTCATTTCAGCCGCAACAGCAGGCCGCAAC AATTCTTTGCTGCAACTGCGGCGCACCTATAGACGGGACAACGGCGGCTGGTGCGCTTTGTGAGGATTGTATCAAGCTCACAATCGATATATCCGAGGGGATCCAGCGTGAGGCTACATTGCACATGTGCAAAGACTGCGAACGATGGTTACAACCGCCGAGTCAATGGATCAGTGCCGCTTTAGAATCGAGGGAGCTACTGGCTCTATGTCTTCGAAAATTGCGAGGCCTATCGAAGGTCCGAATCATCGACGCCAGCTTCTTATGGACGGAACCCCACTCGAAACGAATCAAGGTCAAGATAACAATTCAACAAGAAGTTTTCCAGGGAACAATTTTACAACAAACGTTTGAGGTTGAATACGTTGTCGCCTCTCAACAGTGCCCGGAATGCGCGAAGTCGTATACGGCTAATACCTGGCGTGCTTCCGTCCAGGTTCGACAGAAAGTGCCGCACAAGAGAACTTTCCTGCACCTGGAACAGCTCATTCTCAAACACGGTGCTCACAAAGATACGATAAATATCAAAGAAGTTAAAGACGGATtagatttcttcttttcccaAAGGAATCACGCAGAGAGGCTTGTTGATTTCCTATCGTCGGTTGCCCCGGTTCGGGTTAAAAAGTCCCAGCAGTTGATTTCCATGGATGTTCATACGTCAACGAAGTCTTACAAGATCTCATTTTCGGTTGAATTAATACCTATCTGCAAAGATGATCTCGTTGCGCTTCCGATAAAGCTTGCGAAGTCGTTGGGAAATATTTCACCACTGACTCTCTGTTATCGAGTCGGAACCTCTGTGAATCTTCTCGATCCAAATACCCTCCAAATTGCCGATATTCCTTCGCCCATATACTGGAGGTCGCCGTTTAAGAACCTGGCCGATGTCCAAGAACTGGTGGAATTTATCGTCATGGATATCGAGCCCATTGGTCATTCCAGTGGCCGTTTCTATCTTGCAGAGGCCACAGTAGCACGCGCTTCAGACCTGGGTGTAAATGATACTACATATTTCACTCGCACGCATCTTGGTGGCGTGCTCCACCCGGGGGACTCAGTCATGGGATATCATTTGACAGGAACCAATTTCAACGACGAAAACTTCGAGGCCTTGGAGCAAAGTGGTACATACAGCTCCACGATCCCCGATGTTGTACTAGTCAAGAAATACTACGccagaaagaagaagcacaAGTCTCGCAACTGGCGTTTGAAGCGCTTGGACCGTGAGGTGGAGGATCATCCGTCAGCCTCGTCCAGGCAGCAAGGCCAGGATCGCTTGGAGGAAGATTTCGAGATGTTCTTGCGTGATATCGAGGAGGATACGGAGCTAAGGAGTACGTTGGCATTGTACAAGGCCCAGCAGAAACCAAGGGCCCATGCCGATCAGATGGATGGTGTCGAAATGAATGTTGATGATGacagtgatgatgatgacgttCCTAAGATCAATATGGATGAGTTGCTAGATGAGTTCGAGGAGCTCAATATGGAGGATGGTCAATAA
- the ESF2 gene encoding RNA-binding ATPase activator esf2 (EggNog:ENOG410PHQE~COG:K) translates to MTTRKRTDFWDIPSDEEDNDAGYDSEAAQESKGRSSVSKSTTAPSRLRRPSKRRKLSITEHGGGSDNGSGSESEDEGIDTESDEPEQEEQIEEGEQEDEEAESPIEPTSKSTPAATATTTTSSTDIDTTPSTASNPKLKPKKNKTGVIYFSSLPPYLKPFALKSLLIARGFGPITKIFLTPSVQSSSAGKRSNKRRMYSDGWVEFASKRTAKICAETLNATIVGGKKGGWYHDDVWNMKYLRGFKWADLMEQVQRERKEAEARRRVEDAKARKEEKVFLAGVEKGKVFEGIRKKREEKEKKLRAGGEGDMGDGGKVSLDKPRRVFRQNEVRDREKDGVRKERKVDEDIQRVLAKIF, encoded by the coding sequence ATGACGACGCGTAAACGGACAGATTTTTGGGACATTCCGTCCGACGAGGAAGATAACGATGCCGGCTACGATTCCGAAGCCGCCCAGGAATCAAAAGGCAGAAGCAGCGTATCGAAATCTACGACGGCACCATCGAGGTTGCGGCGGCCGTCTAAACGAAGAAAACTCTCTATTACCGAACATGGGGGGGGAAGTGACAATGGATCTGGATCGGAGAGTGAAGACGAGGGGATAGACACTGAGTCGGATGAGCCggaacaagaagaacaaatcgaagagggagagcaagaagacgaagaagcaGAATCTCCGATCGAGCCCACCAGCAAATCCACACcggcagcaacagcaacCACTACAACCTCATCTACAGACATCGATACAACTCCTTCGACGGCGTCTAATCCAAAATTAAAAcccaaaaagaacaaaaccGGCGTCATCTACTTCTCCTCGCTCCCGCCATACCTCAAACCATTCGCTTTAAAATCCCTACTCATAGCCCGCGGTTTCGGACCTATAACCAAGATCTTTCTTACTCCATCTGTGCAATCTAGCAGCGCCGGGAAACGGAGCAACAAGCGCCGCATGTACTCAGATGGCTGGGTAGAATTCGCGTCCAAACGCACAGCGAAGATTTGCGCCGAGACGCTCAACGCCACGATCGTGGGCGGTAAGAAGGGCGGGTGGTATCATGATGATGTGTGGAATATGAAGTACCTGCGGGGATTCAAGTGGGCGGATTTGATGGAGCAGGTGCAGCGGGAGAGAAAGGAGGCGGAGGCTAGGAGGAGGGTTGAAGACGCGAAGGCAAGGAAGGAGGAGAAGGTGTTTTTGGCTGGGGTGGAGAAGGGCAAGGTTTTTGAAGGGATtaggaagaaaagagaggagaaagagaaaaagctGCGTGCTGGCGGCGAGGGAGATATGGGGGATGGGGGTAAGGTTAGCTTGGACAAGCCAAGGAGAGTGTTTAGGCAGAATGAGGTTCGGGATAGGGAGAAGGACGGAGTGAGAAAGGAGCGCAAGGTAGATGAGGATATCCAGAGGGTGCTTGCGAAGATTTTCTGA
- a CDS encoding uncharacterized protein (CAZy:GH125~SECRETED:SignalP(1-22)~EggNog:ENOG410PFTS~COG:S~BUSCO:5478at33183) codes for MKLSLKLVALLTAALCSRVVTGTEPPLEDDPDDLAEACPDYTEYAAERHPPYSEGPLKLPFQRPAEVCRTFSSPYVEKVIEDVTSRMVDKDLARIFQNAFPNTLDTTVKWHIKGSEEAKKSKKSKKKKGANPAAWEGPQSFIVTGDINAEWLRDSTNQLAQYQVLSKKDPNIKNLILGAINTQAEFVIQSPYCNAFQPPPASQLPPTNSGQEDSVHPVYEPTVVFECKYELDSLANFLSLGNQFYEHSGSSAFLTGRWYQALDTVLNVIQAQSESTFDEYGSYVRNEYTFQRTTDIGTETLNLGGIGNPLNNETGLVRSAFRPSDDATIMGFFIPANAMMAVELKRTANVLQETGGNAELIDRLRGLSKRIEQGVWEHGVVTHKKYGEVFAFEVDGYGSFVLMDDANLPSLLALPLLGFVKEDDKVYQNTRRMILSKSGNPYYLVGSAFHGIGGPHIGVKNAWPMSVLVRARTAQSDEEIMESINMVRDSSLLGLIHESVNVNRIQQYTRSWFAWANSVFAQTILDLAERKPHLLFGENARPYKVADVEL; via the exons ATGAAACTTTCATTGAAACTCGTCGCTCTCCTTACGGCCGCGCTCTGTAGCCGCGTTGTCACTGGTACGGAGCCACCGTTGGAAGACGACCCAGATGACCTCGCGGAAGCTTGCCCGGACTACACAGAATACGCCGCAGAGAGACA TCCTCCATACAGTGAGGGTCCACTCAAGCTTCCCTTCCAGCGCCCCGCCGAAGTCTGTCGGACCTTCTCGTCACCATATGTCGAGAAAGTGATCGAGGACGTAACTTCTCGCATGGTCGACAAGGACCTTGCCCGAATCTTCCAAAATGCATTCCCCAACACGCTGGACACAACAGTGAAATGGCACATTAAAGGCAGCGAGGAAGCGAAGAAGTCGAAAAAGtcgaaaaaaaagaagggcGCCAACCCTGCAGCATGGGAAGGCCCGCAGTCCTTTATCGTCACGGGAGACATAAACGCTGAGTGGCTCCGGGATTCGACGAACCAGCTGGCCCAATACCAGGTCCTGTCGAAGAAGGACCCCAATATCAAAAATCTCATCCTCGGGGCCATAAACACCCAGGCAGAGTTTGTGATTCAATCGCCGTATTGCAACGCTTTCCAACCACCGCCTGCGAGTCAGTTACCGCCCACAAATAGCGGCCAAGAAGATTCTGTTCACCCCGTTTACGAGCCGACCGTCGTGTTTGAATGTAAATATGAGCTTGATTCCCTCGCCAATTTCCTTTCTCTAGGAAACCAATTCTACGAGCATAGTGGATCGAGTGCTTTCCTCACGGGAAGATGGTACCAGGCACTTGATACGGTGTTGAACGTGATTCAGGCACAGTCTGAATCCACGTTCGATGAGTATGGGAGTTATGTGCGCAATGAATATACCTTTCAACGAACGACTGATATTGGAACGGAGACGTTGAATTTAGGCGGGATCGGAAATCCCCTGAATAACGAGACCGGCCTGGTTCGCAGTGCTTTCCGCCCCAGCGATGATGCAACCATCATGGGATTCTTCATTCCCGCAAACGCCATGATGGCCGTGGAACTAAAGCGAACCGCAAATGTGCTTCAGGAAACTGGCGGAAACGCAGAACTCATTGACAGACTCCGTGGCCTCTCTAAGAGGATCGAGCAAGGAGTGTGGGAGCATGGAGTGGTTACCCACAAAAAATATGGCGAGGTATTCGCCTTTGAGGTCGATGGCTACGGCTCTTTTGTTTTAATGGATGACGCAAATCTCCCGTCATTGCTTGCCCTTCCTTTGCTAGGCTTTGTGAAGGAAGACGACAAGGTCTACCAGAATACGAGAAGAATGATATTATCCAAGTCCGGGAACCCATACTATTTGGTAGGATCTGCCTTCCATGGTATAGGCGGTCCACACA TTGGCGTTAAAAACGCCTGGCCCATGTCTGTCCTTGTCCGCGCTCGCACGGCACAGTCAGATGAGGAGATCATGGAATCCATCAATATGGTCCGAGACTCCAGCCTTTTGGGCCTGATCCATGAGAGCGTCAATGTAAATCGAATCCAGCAATATACTCGCAGCTGGTTCGCATGGGCGAATAGTGTTTTCGCCCAAACCATCCTCGATCTTGCAGAAAGGAAGCCTCATCTGCTCTTTGGCGAGAACGCCAGGCCGTACAAGGTAGCCGATGTCGAGCTTTAA